The Candidatus Eisenbacteria bacterium genome includes a region encoding these proteins:
- a CDS encoding response regulator, which yields MKILVVDDSKAMRMIVKRTLRQAGYEDHEVDEANNGKEAFDAIQAAAPDLVLSDWNMPEMSGIELLEELKKAGTDVKFGFVTSEGTEDMKKTAADAGALFLIVKPFTADNFRDTLSPILG from the coding sequence ATGAAGATTCTGGTCGTAGACGACAGCAAGGCGATGCGCATGATCGTCAAGCGGACCCTGCGCCAGGCGGGGTACGAGGATCATGAGGTGGATGAGGCCAACAACGGCAAGGAGGCCTTCGACGCCATTCAGGCCGCCGCCCCGGACCTGGTCCTCTCCGATTGGAACATGCCGGAGATGAGCGGCATCGAGCTCCTGGAGGAGCTTAAAAAGGCGGGAACGGACGTGAAATTCGGCTTCGTGACCTCCGAGGGAACGGAGGACATGAAGAAGACGGCCGCCGACGCGGGGGCGCTCTTCCTTATCGTTAAGCCGTTCACGGCGGACAACTTCCGCGATACCCTTTCACCGATTCTGGGGTGA
- a CDS encoding chemotaxis protein CheX, whose protein sequence is MTTTKSTIQEWLNAAVDATEELSTTALGFEGTEVLATQESLPHDLAGSYIALVGEETSLQVGLASSDAGVMILAKALLGMDPDDEEALSESDVSDALGEIANIVAGGVKNRMADRDPSMKLGLPMIVHGHVQATDRMQTAIADVRIGPVEAQLLVLREGSA, encoded by the coding sequence ATGACGACGACGAAATCGACCATTCAGGAATGGCTGAACGCCGCCGTCGACGCGACGGAGGAACTCTCCACCACCGCGTTGGGATTCGAGGGGACGGAAGTCCTGGCTACCCAGGAATCTCTCCCCCATGACCTGGCGGGATCCTACATCGCCCTCGTCGGCGAGGAGACGTCCCTGCAAGTGGGGCTCGCCTCGAGCGACGCGGGAGTGATGATTCTGGCGAAGGCGCTCCTCGGGATGGACCCGGACGACGAGGAAGCGCTCTCCGAGTCGGACGTTTCGGACGCACTCGGCGAAATCGCCAACATAGTTGCCGGCGGCGTAAAGAACCGGATGGCGGATCGCGATCCCTCCATGAAGCTGGGCTTGCCCATGATCGTTCACGGGCACGTGCAGGCCACGGACAGGATGCAGACCGCCATCGCGGACGTCAGGATCGGCCCGGTGGAAGCTCAATTGCTCGTTCTTCGCGAGGGAAGCGCCTAG